actttttgtttatctttatatttaactaaagttgaaaaaaaagaggtaaacttgaatcaatatttatgtggagttaattttcatatgtttatttttttgctttCAATTCGTATTCATTaatttgtgatattggtcatacactttttatttcacaattattataagatttatatttttttagcttaCCCGTCTAATGGACGGGCCTGAGCACTAGTTGGTATATATAGCTCACATATTActaaaagtataatatattttcGTGTGCAAGGCTAGTAGTTAAATATAATCATCGTCAAATATCTAAATTAAAATAGTTTATCCAATACAAGAGCTCTTCGGTTTTAATCGAAGATCtcattaaaataatgaaaaataaagaatgtgtttgagttttgacttttttttttatccgcCAGTACTTCATCGTATTGTTGATGGAGTAGTTTATAAATCGAAGACGTACAGTTACGTTGTACATATCACAATgactaaagaaaaataaaatcatatctCTAACTTgtacaaattaaattaattacgagtaaaataaagaatcaaaatatatattgggTTAAACAAATATAGTTTTTGGATAGTGACCTACTTATTGGTGCTTGTTTGCTTAACTTACACAACAAACTTGTTTACCCGCTAGTTTCATAAGTCAACCTTCAAAATAAGAATTCTTTTCCATCATTTTACCTCATTGATTCCACTTTTTTCTCATCATTTCCGTAGTTTGTTTCAGTTTAATTTAGATTATTAAGACGAAAAACGAGATTCACATTCTAATTTACTTATATGGATTTTTATTTGAATTGAAAGCAAAACTTCATATACATTATGTTAGTTGAAACTAGCCAGACTCGTAATTACATTTCTTTTCTAACTTTGATCCCAACTGATtcgaaaaaaatttaatttaactatttatttatttgtaacaAATTTATAAATTGGTCACACGTACATTTCAAGCTTGTACCTCTTGAATGAGaaatatggtactactttaatTGCACTTAAttaaacttaaataataatCTTTATTTTCGAACATGACTAAAACCCCTGTATCCTTTTCTTGGTCCattttgaacatatatataactaaagaaGTTATGCTGCAAATACGCAATAGGCAGATAACgcattataaaaagaaatgtaaTGTGACTAAattctataatatataataccAATCATGTTGTAATGACATGTATTTTATGCAAATAAAAGGTTTACATTGTATTATATTCAACTTTGTAACTATATACTACATGAATAAAATCCAGAGGAGAGTGTATCATTAACTCATTCTCAGCCTGTGATTTCAAtccaagatatatatatatataaaaaaatatcccccaatcaataaaaacaaaaaaaaaaaaaaaaaacaaaaacaaaaaaaattatggaaCATCTTTTTCTAAACACTTTACCAATGCTAAGCCATCTTCTTTAATCTTACCAGCTTCTTGATCAACAATAATATTTTGATCATAAGCAATCTTGCAGCTTTTAAAAAACACACAACCAACTATTGTGTCAAGTGTAATAAGAATGGAATATAAGTATGCAATGAATAATCCTTCTAGTACCATACTTGAAGTGGGCTTGTTCAACCCGGAATTCGAATAAGCCATGACAACCCGGAATTGGAACAGGAATTCGATTCCGGCTAAGGCCATGTTTATGGGCAAAGATAATGATAAGGCAATGGAGGTCCTTCCTCTGATCATGACACAAGATTTGAGGATGGAAATGAATCCACCACTCAATTCCATCCCCGAGAGGATTAATGCAAGGTTGCATATGATCAATGCATTTGCTATGACAATGGAATACATGATTCCACCAATGAATGTGAATAACAGTGAAGGGATATGGAGGTTTTCCAAGCAGTTGAAAGCAATGAAAAGAACCCAAAAGCAAGTTGCATTGGCTGAAATGATTAGCAGTGTGTTCCAAATTTGTGTATGGAGAAGGGAATTGAAGATTCCGAAGAATGAAGGTGGCGGTTTGTGGAGGGTGTTAAAAGATTGAATTATGAATGTTTTTGTTATGAGAAGGAATGAAAGGGTAAAGGGTAGGATTATAATTGAAGAAGTGATGGTTTGGGAAAGTTTAAGGTTGAGAATGGAAAAGAATTGTGATTCCGGAGGGAATCCAGCTGCGTCGAAGAGTGCAATGAGTCGAGATTGGATGGAAATGGAATCATAAAGGAAGGACGATGAAAGGAGGATTGAAGCAGAGAATGGGAGGGCTAAAATGGAAGTAAGAGTGAAGTAATGGTAGTGTTGAAGGAAAGTATGGATGGATTTTCGGATGATTTTGATGGTGGTTTCCATTGGAATATTGGAATTGGGAATTCCGGGGGAAATAATAGTTAGAATTGAAGGTGGTGAGAAAGAAGGGTGGTGtggttgatatgaagaagaagaagaagaagaagggatgTTATGTTTAGTTGGTGCATTAGATTAGATAGATGGAATGGAAGAAGTGATGGACAGGCCACCAACTAAAAGCTAACTAACCCTATACTTATGGAGTCGTTTGTGCTTCATTTTCTCTACTAATGAGAATTTAAGTTTGAACATTTTAATTGAAAACCTAATTATCaactaacatatatttataattaaaaataaaaatatatatcatattatcataacaTAATTGGAGTATATagtataaaacttttaattgaCTCATCATCTTAAATTATCACAAGAAAGtgtaataatgataaattatttttataaactttgtttgtTACTGTATTATTGCAAGACTCGTACACTCGTTTCttactaaagtttttttttttttaaagctttaGGAGGTTATaaagttatttgttttcttaCTAAAGAAAATCTTGTTTGTATGCTACTTTTGAAAAAATATCATGATGAATGAAATGATTTAAAACCTTTAAAATATAAAGgttaataaaagataaatgtaACATGTTGTCAAACATATCATAAGTAAACAATGAAAAGGCCATCAAGGTTTGAACTTCAACGTTCTTTTAAACCCCAATTAAAGAttataaatgatgataatttttatcttttctattttgatttaataaaaccGCAACCAAAAGTAAATGGCTTTATTTTCCATTAAAGAGCCGCATCTTTTTAT
The Erigeron canadensis isolate Cc75 chromosome 2, C_canadensis_v1, whole genome shotgun sequence DNA segment above includes these coding regions:
- the LOC122589922 gene encoding uncharacterized protein LOC122589922, yielding METTIKIIRKSIHTFLQHYHYFTLTSILALPFSASILLSSSFLYDSISIQSRLIALFDAAGFPPESQFFSILNLKLSQTITSSIIILPFTLSFLLITKTFIIQSFNTLHKPPPSFFGIFNSLLHTQIWNTLLIISANATCFWVLFIAFNCLENLHIPSLLFTFIGGIMYSIVIANALIICNLALILSGMELSGGFISILKSCVMIRGRTSIALSLSLPINMALAGIEFLFQFRVVMAYSNSGLNKPTSSMVLEGLFIAYLYSILITLDTIVGCVFFKSCKIAYDQNIIVDQEAGKIKEDGLALVKCLEKDVP